The proteins below come from a single Oncorhynchus tshawytscha isolate Ot180627B linkage group LG22, Otsh_v2.0, whole genome shotgun sequence genomic window:
- the LOC112223415 gene encoding baculoviral IAP repeat-containing protein 7-like isoform X5 has protein sequence MWATAQAVLTAAGNICSALRASRSHLHSPLWNGTGMTATGPKEKEETTTPSMTDDRSEMMYILETPQMRGEEERLRTFENWPGDAPVTATNLARAGFFFLGPDDKVKCFCCGGILRYWVHGDSPIVEHKRHFPTCSLVMGRAVGNIPLYVVPGSPSDSVDGQLLSQLQRMTVDDQGAAGQAVYPEMESEESRLTTFHNWPTGAAVQPDVLSRAGFFYTGHGDNVKCFYCDGGLRNWEPGDDPWQEHAKWFPRCDFLIQTRGRDYVSNIQDTHFDRETVGVSQTPVSREINSENDVVGGLGVPSAMLSPVVQTVLQMGFEAGLVESLVQTKYLLNGQHYTSVSGLVTDILAAEEVDRTRRSQSRGLVERHGLSAGGVRTQTPIREKAVGDPTPDELLRQLQEERTCKVCMDKRVSIVFIPCGHLVVCSDCAASLRHCPICRATIRGSVRAFMS, from the exons ATGTGGGCTACTGCGCAAGCCGTGCTTACAGCTGCAGGGAATATATGTTCAGCACTGCGCGCTTCGCGCTCCCATCTGCACAGTCCACTATGGAACGGAACAGGGATGACTGCCACAGGACCGAAGGAAAAAGAAGAGACCACAACCCCCAGCATGACGGATGACAGGAGCGAGATGATGTATATTCTGGAGACGCCCCAGATGCGAGGCGAGGAGGAGAGGCTTCGAACTTTTGAAAACTGGCCGGGCGATGCACCGGTCACCGCGACCAACCTAGCCAGAGCGGGCTTCTTTTTTCTGGGGCCCGATGATAAGGTCAAGTGCTTCTGTTGTGGAGGGATCCTGAGGTATTGGGTCCATGGGGACAGTCCGATCGTCGAACACAAGAGACACTTCCCCACTTGTAGTTTGGTAATGGGTAGAGCCGTTGGGAATATCCCACTGTATGTCGTTCCCGGGTCCCCTTCTGACTCCGTGGACGGTCAGCTGTTGAGCCAGCTCCAGAGGATGACTGTGGACGACCAGGGGGCGGCCGGGCAGGCTGTTTACCCCGAGATGGAGTCAGAGGAATCCCGTCTCACTACCTTCCACAACTGGCCCACCGGTGCGGCGGTCCAGCCCGATGTTCTGTCGAGGGCAGGATTCTTCTACACAG GACACGGTGACAACGTGAAATGTTTCTACTGTGATGGAGGGCTGAGGAACTGGGAACCTGGAGATGACCCCTGGCAGGAGCACGCCAAGTGGTTCCCACG ATGTGACTTCCTGATCCAAACGAGAGGGCGAGACTACGTCAGCAACATCCAGGATACTCACTTCGATAGAGAGACTGTG GGTGTATCACAGACTCCGGTGTCCAGAGAAATCAACTCAGAAAATG ATGTGGTGGGTGGTCTGGGCGTACCCTCGGCCATGTTGTCTCCTGTGGTCCAGACCGTGCTCCAGATGGGGTTTGAGGCTGGCCTGGTGGAGAGTCTGGTCCAGACGAAGTACCTGCTGAACGGCCAGCACTACACCTCCGTGTCTGGCCTGGTCACTGACATACTGGCAGCTGAGGAGGTGGACCGGACCAGGAGGTCGCAGAGCAGAG GGCTGGTGGAGAGGCATGGGCTCAGTGCAGGAGGGGTCAGGACTCAGACACCCATCAGAGaaaaag CAGTGGGCGACCCCACCCCTGATGAGCTCCTGCGTCAGCTGCAGGAGGAGCGGACATGTAAGGTGTGTATGGACAAGCGGGTTTCCATTGTCTTCATCCCCTGTGGTCACCTGGTGGTGTGTAGCGACTGTGCTGCCAGCCTGCGTCACTGCCCCATCTGCAGAGCCACCATCAGAGGCAGTGTCCGAGCATTCATGTCCTGA
- the LOC112223415 gene encoding baculoviral IAP repeat-containing protein 7-like isoform X6 codes for MWATAQAVLTAAGNICSALRASRSHLHSPLWNGTGMTATGPKEKEETTTPSMTDDRSEMMYILETPQMRGEEERLRTFENWPGDAPVTATNLARAGFFFLGPDDKVKCFCCGGILRYWVHGDSPIVEHKRHFPTCSLVMGRAVGNIPLYVVPGSPSDSVDGQLLSQLQRMTVDDQGAAGQAVYPEMESEESRLTTFHNWPTGAAVQPDVLSRAGFFYTGHGDNVKCFYCDGGLRNWEPGDDPWQEHAKWFPRCDFLIQTRGRDYVSNIQDTHFDRETVGVSQTPVSREINSENDVVGGLGVPSAMLSPVVQTVLQMGFEAGLVESLVQTKYLLNGQHYTSVSGLVTDILAAEEVDRTRRSQSRGLVERHGLSAGGVRTQTPIREKVGDPTPDELLRQLQEERTCKVCMDKRVSIVFIPCGHLVVCSDCAASLRHCPICRATIRGSVRAFMS; via the exons ATGTGGGCTACTGCGCAAGCCGTGCTTACAGCTGCAGGGAATATATGTTCAGCACTGCGCGCTTCGCGCTCCCATCTGCACAGTCCACTATGGAACGGAACAGGGATGACTGCCACAGGACCGAAGGAAAAAGAAGAGACCACAACCCCCAGCATGACGGATGACAGGAGCGAGATGATGTATATTCTGGAGACGCCCCAGATGCGAGGCGAGGAGGAGAGGCTTCGAACTTTTGAAAACTGGCCGGGCGATGCACCGGTCACCGCGACCAACCTAGCCAGAGCGGGCTTCTTTTTTCTGGGGCCCGATGATAAGGTCAAGTGCTTCTGTTGTGGAGGGATCCTGAGGTATTGGGTCCATGGGGACAGTCCGATCGTCGAACACAAGAGACACTTCCCCACTTGTAGTTTGGTAATGGGTAGAGCCGTTGGGAATATCCCACTGTATGTCGTTCCCGGGTCCCCTTCTGACTCCGTGGACGGTCAGCTGTTGAGCCAGCTCCAGAGGATGACTGTGGACGACCAGGGGGCGGCCGGGCAGGCTGTTTACCCCGAGATGGAGTCAGAGGAATCCCGTCTCACTACCTTCCACAACTGGCCCACCGGTGCGGCGGTCCAGCCCGATGTTCTGTCGAGGGCAGGATTCTTCTACACAG GACACGGTGACAACGTGAAATGTTTCTACTGTGATGGAGGGCTGAGGAACTGGGAACCTGGAGATGACCCCTGGCAGGAGCACGCCAAGTGGTTCCCACG ATGTGACTTCCTGATCCAAACGAGAGGGCGAGACTACGTCAGCAACATCCAGGATACTCACTTCGATAGAGAGACTGTG GGTGTATCACAGACTCCGGTGTCCAGAGAAATCAACTCAGAAAATG ATGTGGTGGGTGGTCTGGGCGTACCCTCGGCCATGTTGTCTCCTGTGGTCCAGACCGTGCTCCAGATGGGGTTTGAGGCTGGCCTGGTGGAGAGTCTGGTCCAGACGAAGTACCTGCTGAACGGCCAGCACTACACCTCCGTGTCTGGCCTGGTCACTGACATACTGGCAGCTGAGGAGGTGGACCGGACCAGGAGGTCGCAGAGCAGAG GGCTGGTGGAGAGGCATGGGCTCAGTGCAGGAGGGGTCAGGACTCAGACACCCATCAGAGaaaaag TGGGCGACCCCACCCCTGATGAGCTCCTGCGTCAGCTGCAGGAGGAGCGGACATGTAAGGTGTGTATGGACAAGCGGGTTTCCATTGTCTTCATCCCCTGTGGTCACCTGGTGGTGTGTAGCGACTGTGCTGCCAGCCTGCGTCACTGCCCCATCTGCAGAGCCACCATCAGAGGCAGTGTCCGAGCATTCATGTCCTGA
- the LOC112223415 gene encoding baculoviral IAP repeat-containing protein 7-like isoform X1, producing the protein MWATAQAVLTAAGNICSALRASRSHLHSPLWNGTGMTATGPKEKEETTTPSMTDDRSEMMYILETPQMRGEEERLRTFENWPGDAPVTATNLARAGFFFLGPDDKVKCFCCGGILRYWVHGDSPIVEHKRHFPTCSLVMGRAVGNIPLYVVPGSPSDSVDGQLLSQLQRMTVDDQGAAGQAVYPEMESEESRLTTFHNWPTGAAVQPDVLSRAGFFYTGHGDNVKCFYCDGGLRNWEPGDDPWQEHAKWFPRCDFLIQTRGRDYVSNIQDTHFDRETVGVSQTPVSREINSENDVVGGLGVPSAMLSPVVQTVLQMGFEAGLVESLVQTKYLLNGQHYTSVSGLVTDILAAEEVDRTRRSQSRGQSKNGLVERHGLSAGGVRTQTPIREKAVGDPTPDELLRQLQEERTCKVCMDKRVSIVFIPCGHLVVCSDCAASLRHCPICRATIRGSVRAFMS; encoded by the exons ATGTGGGCTACTGCGCAAGCCGTGCTTACAGCTGCAGGGAATATATGTTCAGCACTGCGCGCTTCGCGCTCCCATCTGCACAGTCCACTATGGAACGGAACAGGGATGACTGCCACAGGACCGAAGGAAAAAGAAGAGACCACAACCCCCAGCATGACGGATGACAGGAGCGAGATGATGTATATTCTGGAGACGCCCCAGATGCGAGGCGAGGAGGAGAGGCTTCGAACTTTTGAAAACTGGCCGGGCGATGCACCGGTCACCGCGACCAACCTAGCCAGAGCGGGCTTCTTTTTTCTGGGGCCCGATGATAAGGTCAAGTGCTTCTGTTGTGGAGGGATCCTGAGGTATTGGGTCCATGGGGACAGTCCGATCGTCGAACACAAGAGACACTTCCCCACTTGTAGTTTGGTAATGGGTAGAGCCGTTGGGAATATCCCACTGTATGTCGTTCCCGGGTCCCCTTCTGACTCCGTGGACGGTCAGCTGTTGAGCCAGCTCCAGAGGATGACTGTGGACGACCAGGGGGCGGCCGGGCAGGCTGTTTACCCCGAGATGGAGTCAGAGGAATCCCGTCTCACTACCTTCCACAACTGGCCCACCGGTGCGGCGGTCCAGCCCGATGTTCTGTCGAGGGCAGGATTCTTCTACACAG GACACGGTGACAACGTGAAATGTTTCTACTGTGATGGAGGGCTGAGGAACTGGGAACCTGGAGATGACCCCTGGCAGGAGCACGCCAAGTGGTTCCCACG ATGTGACTTCCTGATCCAAACGAGAGGGCGAGACTACGTCAGCAACATCCAGGATACTCACTTCGATAGAGAGACTGTG GGTGTATCACAGACTCCGGTGTCCAGAGAAATCAACTCAGAAAATG ATGTGGTGGGTGGTCTGGGCGTACCCTCGGCCATGTTGTCTCCTGTGGTCCAGACCGTGCTCCAGATGGGGTTTGAGGCTGGCCTGGTGGAGAGTCTGGTCCAGACGAAGTACCTGCTGAACGGCCAGCACTACACCTCCGTGTCTGGCCTGGTCACTGACATACTGGCAGCTGAGGAGGTGGACCGGACCAGGAGGTCGCAGAGCAGAGGTCAGAGTAAGAATG GGCTGGTGGAGAGGCATGGGCTCAGTGCAGGAGGGGTCAGGACTCAGACACCCATCAGAGaaaaag CAGTGGGCGACCCCACCCCTGATGAGCTCCTGCGTCAGCTGCAGGAGGAGCGGACATGTAAGGTGTGTATGGACAAGCGGGTTTCCATTGTCTTCATCCCCTGTGGTCACCTGGTGGTGTGTAGCGACTGTGCTGCCAGCCTGCGTCACTGCCCCATCTGCAGAGCCACCATCAGAGGCAGTGTCCGAGCATTCATGTCCTGA
- the LOC112223415 gene encoding baculoviral IAP repeat-containing protein 7-like isoform X2, which yields MWATAQAVLTAAGNICSALRASRSHLHSPLWNGTGMTATGPKEKEETTTPSMTDDRSEMMYILETPQMRGEEERLRTFENWPGDAPVTATNLARAGFFFLGPDDKVKCFCCGGILRYWVHGDSPIVEHKRHFPTCSLVMGRAVGNIPLYVVPGSPSDSVDGQLLSQLQRMTVDDQGAAGQAVYPEMESEESRLTTFHNWPTGAAVQPDVLSRAGFFYTGHGDNVKCFYCDGGLRNWEPGDDPWQEHAKWFPRCDFLIQTRGRDYVSNIQDTHFDRETVGVSQTPVSREINSENDVVGGLGVPSAMLSPVVQTVLQMGFEAGLVESLVQTKYLLNGQHYTSVSGLVTDILAAEEVDRTRRSQSRGQSKNGLVERHGLSAGGVRTQTPIREKVGDPTPDELLRQLQEERTCKVCMDKRVSIVFIPCGHLVVCSDCAASLRHCPICRATIRGSVRAFMS from the exons ATGTGGGCTACTGCGCAAGCCGTGCTTACAGCTGCAGGGAATATATGTTCAGCACTGCGCGCTTCGCGCTCCCATCTGCACAGTCCACTATGGAACGGAACAGGGATGACTGCCACAGGACCGAAGGAAAAAGAAGAGACCACAACCCCCAGCATGACGGATGACAGGAGCGAGATGATGTATATTCTGGAGACGCCCCAGATGCGAGGCGAGGAGGAGAGGCTTCGAACTTTTGAAAACTGGCCGGGCGATGCACCGGTCACCGCGACCAACCTAGCCAGAGCGGGCTTCTTTTTTCTGGGGCCCGATGATAAGGTCAAGTGCTTCTGTTGTGGAGGGATCCTGAGGTATTGGGTCCATGGGGACAGTCCGATCGTCGAACACAAGAGACACTTCCCCACTTGTAGTTTGGTAATGGGTAGAGCCGTTGGGAATATCCCACTGTATGTCGTTCCCGGGTCCCCTTCTGACTCCGTGGACGGTCAGCTGTTGAGCCAGCTCCAGAGGATGACTGTGGACGACCAGGGGGCGGCCGGGCAGGCTGTTTACCCCGAGATGGAGTCAGAGGAATCCCGTCTCACTACCTTCCACAACTGGCCCACCGGTGCGGCGGTCCAGCCCGATGTTCTGTCGAGGGCAGGATTCTTCTACACAG GACACGGTGACAACGTGAAATGTTTCTACTGTGATGGAGGGCTGAGGAACTGGGAACCTGGAGATGACCCCTGGCAGGAGCACGCCAAGTGGTTCCCACG ATGTGACTTCCTGATCCAAACGAGAGGGCGAGACTACGTCAGCAACATCCAGGATACTCACTTCGATAGAGAGACTGTG GGTGTATCACAGACTCCGGTGTCCAGAGAAATCAACTCAGAAAATG ATGTGGTGGGTGGTCTGGGCGTACCCTCGGCCATGTTGTCTCCTGTGGTCCAGACCGTGCTCCAGATGGGGTTTGAGGCTGGCCTGGTGGAGAGTCTGGTCCAGACGAAGTACCTGCTGAACGGCCAGCACTACACCTCCGTGTCTGGCCTGGTCACTGACATACTGGCAGCTGAGGAGGTGGACCGGACCAGGAGGTCGCAGAGCAGAGGTCAGAGTAAGAATG GGCTGGTGGAGAGGCATGGGCTCAGTGCAGGAGGGGTCAGGACTCAGACACCCATCAGAGaaaaag TGGGCGACCCCACCCCTGATGAGCTCCTGCGTCAGCTGCAGGAGGAGCGGACATGTAAGGTGTGTATGGACAAGCGGGTTTCCATTGTCTTCATCCCCTGTGGTCACCTGGTGGTGTGTAGCGACTGTGCTGCCAGCCTGCGTCACTGCCCCATCTGCAGAGCCACCATCAGAGGCAGTGTCCGAGCATTCATGTCCTGA
- the LOC112223415 gene encoding baculoviral IAP repeat-containing protein 7-like isoform X3 has protein sequence MWATAQAVLTAAGNICSALRASRSHLHSPLWNGTGMTATGPKEKEETTTPSMTDDRSEMMYILETPQMRGEEERLRTFENWPGDAPVTATNLARAGFFFLGPDDKVKCFCCGGILRYWVHGDSPIVEHKRHFPTCSLVMGRAVGNIPLYVVPGSPSDSVDGQLLSQLQRMTVDDQGAAGQAVYPEMESEESRLTTFHNWPTGAAVQPDVLSRAGFFYTGHGDNVKCFYCDGGLRNWEPGDDPWQEHAKWFPRCDFLIQTRGRDYVSNIQDTHFDRETVGVSQTPVSREINSENDVVGGLGVPSAMLSPVVQTVLQMGFEAGLVESLVQTKYLLNGQHYTSVSGLVTDILAAEEVDRTRRSQSRGQRLVERHGLSAGGVRTQTPIREKAVGDPTPDELLRQLQEERTCKVCMDKRVSIVFIPCGHLVVCSDCAASLRHCPICRATIRGSVRAFMS, from the exons ATGTGGGCTACTGCGCAAGCCGTGCTTACAGCTGCAGGGAATATATGTTCAGCACTGCGCGCTTCGCGCTCCCATCTGCACAGTCCACTATGGAACGGAACAGGGATGACTGCCACAGGACCGAAGGAAAAAGAAGAGACCACAACCCCCAGCATGACGGATGACAGGAGCGAGATGATGTATATTCTGGAGACGCCCCAGATGCGAGGCGAGGAGGAGAGGCTTCGAACTTTTGAAAACTGGCCGGGCGATGCACCGGTCACCGCGACCAACCTAGCCAGAGCGGGCTTCTTTTTTCTGGGGCCCGATGATAAGGTCAAGTGCTTCTGTTGTGGAGGGATCCTGAGGTATTGGGTCCATGGGGACAGTCCGATCGTCGAACACAAGAGACACTTCCCCACTTGTAGTTTGGTAATGGGTAGAGCCGTTGGGAATATCCCACTGTATGTCGTTCCCGGGTCCCCTTCTGACTCCGTGGACGGTCAGCTGTTGAGCCAGCTCCAGAGGATGACTGTGGACGACCAGGGGGCGGCCGGGCAGGCTGTTTACCCCGAGATGGAGTCAGAGGAATCCCGTCTCACTACCTTCCACAACTGGCCCACCGGTGCGGCGGTCCAGCCCGATGTTCTGTCGAGGGCAGGATTCTTCTACACAG GACACGGTGACAACGTGAAATGTTTCTACTGTGATGGAGGGCTGAGGAACTGGGAACCTGGAGATGACCCCTGGCAGGAGCACGCCAAGTGGTTCCCACG ATGTGACTTCCTGATCCAAACGAGAGGGCGAGACTACGTCAGCAACATCCAGGATACTCACTTCGATAGAGAGACTGTG GGTGTATCACAGACTCCGGTGTCCAGAGAAATCAACTCAGAAAATG ATGTGGTGGGTGGTCTGGGCGTACCCTCGGCCATGTTGTCTCCTGTGGTCCAGACCGTGCTCCAGATGGGGTTTGAGGCTGGCCTGGTGGAGAGTCTGGTCCAGACGAAGTACCTGCTGAACGGCCAGCACTACACCTCCGTGTCTGGCCTGGTCACTGACATACTGGCAGCTGAGGAGGTGGACCGGACCAGGAGGTCGCAGAGCAGAGGTCAGA GGCTGGTGGAGAGGCATGGGCTCAGTGCAGGAGGGGTCAGGACTCAGACACCCATCAGAGaaaaag CAGTGGGCGACCCCACCCCTGATGAGCTCCTGCGTCAGCTGCAGGAGGAGCGGACATGTAAGGTGTGTATGGACAAGCGGGTTTCCATTGTCTTCATCCCCTGTGGTCACCTGGTGGTGTGTAGCGACTGTGCTGCCAGCCTGCGTCACTGCCCCATCTGCAGAGCCACCATCAGAGGCAGTGTCCGAGCATTCATGTCCTGA
- the LOC112223415 gene encoding baculoviral IAP repeat-containing protein 7-like isoform X4, translating to MWATAQAVLTAAGNICSALRASRSHLHSPLWNGTGMTATGPKEKEETTTPSMTDDRSEMMYILETPQMRGEEERLRTFENWPGDAPVTATNLARAGFFFLGPDDKVKCFCCGGILRYWVHGDSPIVEHKRHFPTCSLVMGRAVGNIPLYVVPGSPSDSVDGQLLSQLQRMTVDDQGAAGQAVYPEMESEESRLTTFHNWPTGAAVQPDVLSRAGFFYTGHGDNVKCFYCDGGLRNWEPGDDPWQEHAKWFPRCDFLIQTRGRDYVSNIQDTHFDRETVGVSQTPVSREINSENDVVGGLGVPSAMLSPVVQTVLQMGFEAGLVESLVQTKYLLNGQHYTSVSGLVTDILAAEEVDRTRRSQSRGQRLVERHGLSAGGVRTQTPIREKVGDPTPDELLRQLQEERTCKVCMDKRVSIVFIPCGHLVVCSDCAASLRHCPICRATIRGSVRAFMS from the exons ATGTGGGCTACTGCGCAAGCCGTGCTTACAGCTGCAGGGAATATATGTTCAGCACTGCGCGCTTCGCGCTCCCATCTGCACAGTCCACTATGGAACGGAACAGGGATGACTGCCACAGGACCGAAGGAAAAAGAAGAGACCACAACCCCCAGCATGACGGATGACAGGAGCGAGATGATGTATATTCTGGAGACGCCCCAGATGCGAGGCGAGGAGGAGAGGCTTCGAACTTTTGAAAACTGGCCGGGCGATGCACCGGTCACCGCGACCAACCTAGCCAGAGCGGGCTTCTTTTTTCTGGGGCCCGATGATAAGGTCAAGTGCTTCTGTTGTGGAGGGATCCTGAGGTATTGGGTCCATGGGGACAGTCCGATCGTCGAACACAAGAGACACTTCCCCACTTGTAGTTTGGTAATGGGTAGAGCCGTTGGGAATATCCCACTGTATGTCGTTCCCGGGTCCCCTTCTGACTCCGTGGACGGTCAGCTGTTGAGCCAGCTCCAGAGGATGACTGTGGACGACCAGGGGGCGGCCGGGCAGGCTGTTTACCCCGAGATGGAGTCAGAGGAATCCCGTCTCACTACCTTCCACAACTGGCCCACCGGTGCGGCGGTCCAGCCCGATGTTCTGTCGAGGGCAGGATTCTTCTACACAG GACACGGTGACAACGTGAAATGTTTCTACTGTGATGGAGGGCTGAGGAACTGGGAACCTGGAGATGACCCCTGGCAGGAGCACGCCAAGTGGTTCCCACG ATGTGACTTCCTGATCCAAACGAGAGGGCGAGACTACGTCAGCAACATCCAGGATACTCACTTCGATAGAGAGACTGTG GGTGTATCACAGACTCCGGTGTCCAGAGAAATCAACTCAGAAAATG ATGTGGTGGGTGGTCTGGGCGTACCCTCGGCCATGTTGTCTCCTGTGGTCCAGACCGTGCTCCAGATGGGGTTTGAGGCTGGCCTGGTGGAGAGTCTGGTCCAGACGAAGTACCTGCTGAACGGCCAGCACTACACCTCCGTGTCTGGCCTGGTCACTGACATACTGGCAGCTGAGGAGGTGGACCGGACCAGGAGGTCGCAGAGCAGAGGTCAGA GGCTGGTGGAGAGGCATGGGCTCAGTGCAGGAGGGGTCAGGACTCAGACACCCATCAGAGaaaaag TGGGCGACCCCACCCCTGATGAGCTCCTGCGTCAGCTGCAGGAGGAGCGGACATGTAAGGTGTGTATGGACAAGCGGGTTTCCATTGTCTTCATCCCCTGTGGTCACCTGGTGGTGTGTAGCGACTGTGCTGCCAGCCTGCGTCACTGCCCCATCTGCAGAGCCACCATCAGAGGCAGTGTCCGAGCATTCATGTCCTGA